The Callospermophilus lateralis isolate mCalLat2 chromosome 3, mCalLat2.hap1, whole genome shotgun sequence genome has a segment encoding these proteins:
- the LOC143394616 gene encoding granzyme B-like, which yields MHLRLLLLAFFLPPKARTGEIIGGHESKPHSRPYMAYLEFVAQGVWKKCGGFLIREDFVLTAAHCLGRRMNVTLGAHNIKNLEKTQQVIPVKRTIPHPDYEDHYFYNDIMLLELEKKAKLNAAVQPIKLPRGKDKVKPGKVCLVAGWGRVAPNGKCSNTLQEVKLKVQKHQVCEREEFLKEYYKSSIQICAGDPKENKASFKGDSGGPLVCNHVAQGIVSYGNKNGTPPRVYTKVSRFLQWIKETMKSHQLQETN from the exons ATGCATTTGCGCCTGCTCCTGTTGGCCTTCTTTCTGCCTCCCAAGGCAAGGACAG GGGAGATCATCGGGGGACATGAATCGAAACCCCACTCCCGGCCCTACATGGCCTATCTTGAGTTTGTTGCTCAGGGTGTATGGAAGAAGTGTGGTGGCTTCCTGATAAGAGAAGACTTTGTGCTGACGGCCGCTCACTGCTTAGGAAG GCGAATGAATGTCACCCTGGGGGCACACAATATTAAGAATCTGGAGAAGACCCAGCAGGTCATCCCAGTGAAAAGAACCATCCCCCACCCAGACTATGAAGATCATTACTTCTACAATGACATCATGTTATTGGAG ctagaaaaaaaagccaagtTGAATGCAGCTGTGCAGCCTATCAAGCTGCCCAGGGGCAAGGACAAGGTGAAGCCTGGGAAGGTGTGTCTTGTGGCTGGCTGGGGCAGAGTGGCCCCAAATGGCAAATGCTCCAACACACTGCAGGAGGTAAAGCTGAAAGTACAGAAGCACCAAGTGTGCGAGCGGGAGGAATTCTTAAAAGAGTACTACAAGAGTAGCATCCAGATATGTGCGGGAGATCCAAAGGAAAATAAGGCTTCCTTTAAG GGGGACTCTGGAGGCCCTCTTGTGTGTAACCATGTGGCCCAAGGAATTGTCTCTTATGGAAATAAAAATGGGACACCTCCTCGTGTCTACACCAAAGTCTCCAGATTCCTACAGTGGATAAAGGAAACCATGAAAAGCCACCAACTGCAGGAGACAAACTAA
- the LOC143394618 gene encoding granzyme B-like: MHLRLLLLAFFLPPKAQAGEIIGGHESKPHSRPYMAYLQFVAHGIQKKCGGFLIREDFVLTAAHCLGRPMNVTLGAHNIDNLEKTQQVIPVKRTIPHPDYDAHYFYNDIMLLELEKKAKLNAAVQPIKLPRGKDKVKPGKVCLVAGWGRVAPNGKYPNTLQEVKLKVQKHQVCEREELLKEYYKSSIQICVGDPKENKASFQGDSGGPLVCNHVAQGIVSYGNKNGKPPRVYTKVSRFLQWIKETMKSHQLKETD; the protein is encoded by the exons ATGCATTTGCGCCTGCTCCTGTTGGCCTTCTTTCTGCCTCCCAAGGCACAGGCAG GGGAGATCATCGGGGGACATGAATCCAAGCCCCACTCCCGGCCCTACATGGCCTATCTTCAGTTTGTTGCTCATGGTATACAGAAGAAGTGTGGTGGCTTCCTGATAAGAGAAGACTTTGTGCTGACGGCCGCTCACTGCTTAGGAAG GCCAATGAACGTCACCCTGGGGGCACACAACATTGATAATCTGGAGAAGACCCAGCAGGTCATCCCAGTGAAAAGAACCATCCCCCACCCAGACTATGATGCTCATTATTTCTACAATGACATCATGTTATTGGAG CTAGAGAAAAAAGCCAAGTTAAATGCAGCTGTGCAGCCTATCAAGCTGCCCAGGGGCAAGGACAAGGTGAAGCCTGGGAAGGTGTGCCTTGTGGCTGGCTGGGGCAGAGTGGCCCCAAATGGCAAATACCCCAACACACTGCAGGAGGTAAAGCTGAAAGTGCAGAAGCACCAGGTGTGTGAGCGCGAGGAATTATTAAAAGAGTACTACAAGAGTAGCATCCAGATATGTGTGGGGGATCCAAAGGAAAACAAAGCTTCCTTTCAG GGGGACTCTGGAGGCCCTCTTGTGTGTAACCATGTGGCCCAAGGAATTGTCTCTTATGGAAATAAAAATGGGAAACCTCCCCGTGTCTACACCAAAGTCTCCAGATTCCTACAGTGGATAAAGGAAACCATGAAAAGCCACCAACTGAAGGAGACAGACTAA